The Canis lupus dingo isolate Sandy chromosome 34, ASM325472v2, whole genome shotgun sequence genome contains the following window.
cCTCACCCTTGTGCCAAAAGGAACCCCCTCTTCACACCTTAAAACCCTTGAGCTGCACAGACGAAGCCAGCTCTGCCTCAAACTGATAGAACCCTCCCGGGGTCCCCAGTGatcccccatctccctctccttgttGCATTGCCTTCTCTTGGATCCCAAAAGCCATCAGAGTAAAGCCCTACTGTTCTCATATCACAGGAGTCCACACAAGTCCCTGGTCGGGAACCTTACTGGACagtgaggcaggagagagggagacctGGAGAGAACAGAGTAACAGATCCAAGGAACCCCAGGAGCTGAAAGGTTTATTGAGGAACAAGGAAGGTGACGCCTGTGACAGAAAGCCCCGTCGTGGATCCTGAGACATCTCCGTGCTGCGTGCACCGTGGGCACCCTGGAAACTCTCCTTACCAAAGGCAGAGCACGGAGACAGGCGCTGCTCGCCTAGACGCCCTCATCCCGCAGCACGCCCTCGGCGCCCAGCTTCTCCAGGTCTTCGTTGCTGTAGCCCCTGGGACACGGCCGGTACTTGGCGCCCGGGACCTCTCTCCGAGAGGAGGAGCGATGGTGCCAGAGGCTGCAGAGACCATAGACGGCGGCCAGTAGGGCCGCCCCCAAGGCCAGGTGCCAGCAGAAGAAGATGGGGAGGAAGGCCAGGTCCTCGGGGTTTTCCGCtctccagggctgcccagaggGAGGCGCGTACATCAGCACAGACAGCTGCACCATCCAGCTGCTGAGCACCAGGCCCATCCAGGTCTTGAGCACCCACAGCGCGGGCTGGTCGGGCACCCAGACCTCTATGGCGAGCACCAGGCCAACCAGGAAGGCGGGCGCCACGAAGAGCGCGTGCACGCGGATCTCCAGGGCGCCCCTGTTCTCCAGGTGCGCCGCCATCAGCAGCGCCAGCACGCAGAAGGCCAGGGCCTCCGCCGCCTGCTCCAGCTTGGCGGTCTGCCGTGCCTGGCACGCCCGGCTCGCGATGTCCACCACGCCGCTAAGCAGGAAGAAGCCGTACATGGTGACGTGGTCCCAGTTCTCGTAGAACACGAACGGGCGCCGGGGGTCCTCCCAGTCTACTATCATCAGCCGGTTCACTCCTGGGGGGTAGAAGAATTCGGGAATGATGCCACCCAGGGAGATGAGCACCTTCATTATCCCTTGCACAGGCACCAGCTGCCACCACCTGTGTCCTCGCTTCTCCCTCGGGGGCAGAGGGGGTCGGAGGTACCTCTGTCCCCGTAGCAGCGCCAAGGACACCATCACTGAGTAGTagagagagaagatgaggaaGAATGTCCCTGCCAGCAGGTGGCCCTGGAAGGTGCCCATGGTCGCGGGTGTGCGCAGGGGCCGCAGAGCAAGAGCTGGCAGGTAGACGAGCAGCAGCCTCCCCGGGCCCTCCTC
Protein-coding sequences here:
- the LOC112662770 gene encoding transmembrane epididymal protein 1A-like isoform X3, whose amino-acid sequence is MIVDWEDPRRPFVFYENWDHVTMYGFFLLSGVVDIASRACQARQTAKLEQAAEALAFCVLALLMAAHLENRGALEIRVHALFVAPAFLVGLVLAIEVWVPDQPALWVLKTWMGLVLSSWMVQLSVLMYAPPSGQPWRAENPEDLAFLPIFFCWHLALGAALLAAVYGLCSLWHHRSSSRREVPGAKYRPCPRGYSNEDLEKLGAEGVLRDEGV
- the LOC112662770 gene encoding transmembrane epididymal protein 1A-like isoform X2, which gives rise to MRVNRLMIVDWEDPRRPFVFYENWDHVTMYGFFLLSGVVDIASRACQARQTAKLEQAAEALAFCVLALLMAAHLENRGALEIRVHALFVAPAFLVGLVLAIEVWVPDQPALWVLKTWMGLVLSSWMVQLSVLMYAPPSGQPWRAENPEDLAFLPIFFCWHLALGAALLAAVYGLCSLWHHRSSSRREVPGAKYRPCPRGYSNEDLEKLGAEGVLRDEGV
- the LOC112662770 gene encoding transmembrane epididymal protein 1A-like isoform X1 encodes the protein MGTFQGHLLAGTFFLIFSLYYSVMVSLALLRGQRYLRPPLPPREKRGHRWWQLVPVQGIMKVLISLGGIIPEFFYPPGVNRLMIVDWEDPRRPFVFYENWDHVTMYGFFLLSGVVDIASRACQARQTAKLEQAAEALAFCVLALLMAAHLENRGALEIRVHALFVAPAFLVGLVLAIEVWVPDQPALWVLKTWMGLVLSSWMVQLSVLMYAPPSGQPWRAENPEDLAFLPIFFCWHLALGAALLAAVYGLCSLWHHRSSSRREVPGAKYRPCPRGYSNEDLEKLGAEGVLRDEGV